From the genome of Danio rerio strain Tuebingen ecotype United States chromosome 2, GRCz12tu, whole genome shotgun sequence, one region includes:
- the palmda gene encoding palmdelphin isoform X1: MMEALSGLWFKQNLRGRMEEAELLKERLQAITNKKKIQEEIALKRLEIDREKLKLQHVKKRSMRDLWLMDGMNSSTAQETQKALEDAQQAKNLKSNIHRIEKEIEALEREEMNISTNEGLILKRLKVVEKSPEDIIKAVNADFASEPIYIHSTIPNMLKPSTPLLSQRKRQDLETEAKNDKGKPALFAMEINVQKDLRTGESQVISSSTISPQELQQRGIKVYDDGRKSVYALRTDGHQPGANGVDELSPVEVEELLRQASGKKKLGNQVNPSYPYSMPHELQSPPDNRKSNGGQDPYSVDLSAWPELVYNDGVGYPEDAGHRLPLLPMPNYNDRPDEYFHNTNYSHELHRGERRKHGPYHNRGTRHLDHDIRNNSSCSAYSEDSKISVLNAMPSDEPVTMIFMGYQNADDDSQSFEGSVRAELVIIGDGEDDSSRICQTNLKSNSNRGDVEDGAVTGTEKSRKVKRMHKHCCVLM, translated from the exons ATGATGGAAGCTTTGTCAGGTTTATGGTTCAAACAAAACCTGAG agGCAGGATGGAGGAAGCTGAGCTCTTAAAGGAACGTCTTCAAGCGATTACG AATAAGAAGAAAATACAAGAAGAAATTGCCCTTAAGCGGCTTGAGATTGACAGAGAGAAACTGAAGCTTCAACATGTCAAG AAAAGGTCCATGCGAGATCTGTGGCTCATGGATGGGATGAACAGCAGTACTGCTCAGGAAACTCAAAAAGCTCTTGAAGATGCACAACAAGCTAAAAACCTTAAGAGCAACATACACCG GATAGAGAAGGAGATTGAAGCATTGGAGAGGGAGGAAATGAACATCTCAACAAATGAAGGGCTGATTCTGAAGAGGCTTAAAGTTGTTGAAAAGTCTCCAGAGGACATCATTAAG GCAGTAAATGCAGACTTTGCATCAG aGCCAATCTATATCCATTCAACAATTCCAAATATGCTAAAGCCTAGCACACCTCTATTAAGTCAAAGGAAGAGACAAGACTTGGAAACTGAAGCAAAAAATGACAAAGGCAAACCCG CTTTGTTTGCCATGGAAATTAATGTTCAGAAAGACTTGCGCACTGGTGAAAGCCAAGTTATTTCCTCCTCCACCATTTCTCCTCAAGAACTCCAGCAAAGGGGCATCAAAGTCTACGATGACGGCCGAAAGTCTGTCTACGCCTTGCGAACAGACGGCCACCAGCCTGGAGCCAACGGAGTGGATGAACTCAGTCCTGTGGAGGTCGAAGAGCTGCTCAGACAGGCCTCAGGAAAGAAGAAATTGGGCAATCAAGTAAACCCTTCATACCCCTACAGCATGCCCCATGAACTACAATCACCTCCTGACAACCGCAAATCCAATGGAGGTCAAGATCCTTACAGCGTGGACCTATCAGCATGGCCTGAGCTTGTGTATAATGATGGCGTTGGGTATCCAGAGGATGCAGGTCATAGACTTCCTCTTTTGCCAATGCCGAATTACAATGACAGACCAGACGAGTACTTTCACAACACCAACTACAGCCATGAGTTACACAGAGGAGAAAGACGTAAGCATGGACCATATCACAACCGGGGAACGAGGCATTTGGATCATGACATCAGAAACAACAGCTCCTGTTCTGCCTACTCTGAGGACTCCAAAATCAGTGTCCTGAACGCTATGCCATCGGACGAACCCGTCACTATGATCTTCATGGGCTACCAGAATGCAGATGATGACAGTCAGAGCTTCGAGGGATCTGTTCGGGCTGAGCTGGTGATCATTGGGGATGGAGAAGATGATTCCAGTAGGATCTGTCAAACCAATCTGAAGTCAAATTCAAACCGAGGCGACGTAGAGGACGGGGCAGTTACAGGTACCGAAAAGAGCAGAAAGGTCAAAAGAATGCACAAGCACTGCTGTGTGTTGATGTAG
- the palmda gene encoding palmdelphin isoform X2, giving the protein MMEALSGLWFKQNLRGRMEEAELLKERLQAITNKKKIQEEIALKRLEIDREKLKLQHVKKRSMRDLWLMDGMNSSTAQETQKALEDAQQAKNLKSNIHRIEKEIEALEREEMNISTNEGLILKRLKVVEKSPEDIIKAVNADFASEPIYIHSTIPNMLKPSTPLLSQRKRQDLETEAKNDKGKPALFAMEINVQKDLRTGESQVISSSTISPQELQQRGIKVYDDGRKSVYALRTDGHQPGANGVDELSPVEVEELLRQASGKKKLGNQVNPSYPYSMPHELQSPPDNRKSNGGQDPYSVDLSAWPELVYNDGVGYPEDAGHRLPLLPMPNYNDRPDEYFHNTNYSHELHRGERRKHGPYHNRGTRHLDHDIRNNSSCSAYSEDSKISVLNAMPSDEPVTMIFMGYQNADDDSQSFEGSVRAELVIIGDGEDDSSRICQTNLKSNSNRGDVEDGAVTELQMQMEKLGQTA; this is encoded by the exons ATGATGGAAGCTTTGTCAGGTTTATGGTTCAAACAAAACCTGAG agGCAGGATGGAGGAAGCTGAGCTCTTAAAGGAACGTCTTCAAGCGATTACG AATAAGAAGAAAATACAAGAAGAAATTGCCCTTAAGCGGCTTGAGATTGACAGAGAGAAACTGAAGCTTCAACATGTCAAG AAAAGGTCCATGCGAGATCTGTGGCTCATGGATGGGATGAACAGCAGTACTGCTCAGGAAACTCAAAAAGCTCTTGAAGATGCACAACAAGCTAAAAACCTTAAGAGCAACATACACCG GATAGAGAAGGAGATTGAAGCATTGGAGAGGGAGGAAATGAACATCTCAACAAATGAAGGGCTGATTCTGAAGAGGCTTAAAGTTGTTGAAAAGTCTCCAGAGGACATCATTAAG GCAGTAAATGCAGACTTTGCATCAG aGCCAATCTATATCCATTCAACAATTCCAAATATGCTAAAGCCTAGCACACCTCTATTAAGTCAAAGGAAGAGACAAGACTTGGAAACTGAAGCAAAAAATGACAAAGGCAAACCCG CTTTGTTTGCCATGGAAATTAATGTTCAGAAAGACTTGCGCACTGGTGAAAGCCAAGTTATTTCCTCCTCCACCATTTCTCCTCAAGAACTCCAGCAAAGGGGCATCAAAGTCTACGATGACGGCCGAAAGTCTGTCTACGCCTTGCGAACAGACGGCCACCAGCCTGGAGCCAACGGAGTGGATGAACTCAGTCCTGTGGAGGTCGAAGAGCTGCTCAGACAGGCCTCAGGAAAGAAGAAATTGGGCAATCAAGTAAACCCTTCATACCCCTACAGCATGCCCCATGAACTACAATCACCTCCTGACAACCGCAAATCCAATGGAGGTCAAGATCCTTACAGCGTGGACCTATCAGCATGGCCTGAGCTTGTGTATAATGATGGCGTTGGGTATCCAGAGGATGCAGGTCATAGACTTCCTCTTTTGCCAATGCCGAATTACAATGACAGACCAGACGAGTACTTTCACAACACCAACTACAGCCATGAGTTACACAGAGGAGAAAGACGTAAGCATGGACCATATCACAACCGGGGAACGAGGCATTTGGATCATGACATCAGAAACAACAGCTCCTGTTCTGCCTACTCTGAGGACTCCAAAATCAGTGTCCTGAACGCTATGCCATCGGACGAACCCGTCACTATGATCTTCATGGGCTACCAGAATGCAGATGATGACAGTCAGAGCTTCGAGGGATCTGTTCGGGCTGAGCTGGTGATCATTGGGGATGGAGAAGATGATTCCAGTAGGATCTGTCAAACCAATCTGAAGTCAAATTCAAACCGAGGCGACGTAGAGGACGGGGCAGTTACAG AATTACAGATGCAAATGGAGAAACTGGGACAAACCGCGTAG
- the palmda gene encoding palmdelphin isoform X4, with translation MEEAELLKERLQAITNKKKIQEEIALKRLEIDREKLKLQHVKKRSMRDLWLMDGMNSSTAQETQKALEDAQQAKNLKSNIHRIEKEIEALEREEMNISTNEGLILKRLKVVEKSPEDIIKAVNADFASEPIYIHSTIPNMLKPSTPLLSQRKRQDLETEAKNDKGKPALFAMEINVQKDLRTGESQVISSSTISPQELQQRGIKVYDDGRKSVYALRTDGHQPGANGVDELSPVEVEELLRQASGKKKLGNQVNPSYPYSMPHELQSPPDNRKSNGGQDPYSVDLSAWPELVYNDGVGYPEDAGHRLPLLPMPNYNDRPDEYFHNTNYSHELHRGERRKHGPYHNRGTRHLDHDIRNNSSCSAYSEDSKISVLNAMPSDEPVTMIFMGYQNADDDSQSFEGSVRAELVIIGDGEDDSSRICQTNLKSNSNRGDVEDGAVTELQMQMEKLGQTA, from the exons ATGGAGGAAGCTGAGCTCTTAAAGGAACGTCTTCAAGCGATTACG AATAAGAAGAAAATACAAGAAGAAATTGCCCTTAAGCGGCTTGAGATTGACAGAGAGAAACTGAAGCTTCAACATGTCAAG AAAAGGTCCATGCGAGATCTGTGGCTCATGGATGGGATGAACAGCAGTACTGCTCAGGAAACTCAAAAAGCTCTTGAAGATGCACAACAAGCTAAAAACCTTAAGAGCAACATACACCG GATAGAGAAGGAGATTGAAGCATTGGAGAGGGAGGAAATGAACATCTCAACAAATGAAGGGCTGATTCTGAAGAGGCTTAAAGTTGTTGAAAAGTCTCCAGAGGACATCATTAAG GCAGTAAATGCAGACTTTGCATCAG aGCCAATCTATATCCATTCAACAATTCCAAATATGCTAAAGCCTAGCACACCTCTATTAAGTCAAAGGAAGAGACAAGACTTGGAAACTGAAGCAAAAAATGACAAAGGCAAACCCG CTTTGTTTGCCATGGAAATTAATGTTCAGAAAGACTTGCGCACTGGTGAAAGCCAAGTTATTTCCTCCTCCACCATTTCTCCTCAAGAACTCCAGCAAAGGGGCATCAAAGTCTACGATGACGGCCGAAAGTCTGTCTACGCCTTGCGAACAGACGGCCACCAGCCTGGAGCCAACGGAGTGGATGAACTCAGTCCTGTGGAGGTCGAAGAGCTGCTCAGACAGGCCTCAGGAAAGAAGAAATTGGGCAATCAAGTAAACCCTTCATACCCCTACAGCATGCCCCATGAACTACAATCACCTCCTGACAACCGCAAATCCAATGGAGGTCAAGATCCTTACAGCGTGGACCTATCAGCATGGCCTGAGCTTGTGTATAATGATGGCGTTGGGTATCCAGAGGATGCAGGTCATAGACTTCCTCTTTTGCCAATGCCGAATTACAATGACAGACCAGACGAGTACTTTCACAACACCAACTACAGCCATGAGTTACACAGAGGAGAAAGACGTAAGCATGGACCATATCACAACCGGGGAACGAGGCATTTGGATCATGACATCAGAAACAACAGCTCCTGTTCTGCCTACTCTGAGGACTCCAAAATCAGTGTCCTGAACGCTATGCCATCGGACGAACCCGTCACTATGATCTTCATGGGCTACCAGAATGCAGATGATGACAGTCAGAGCTTCGAGGGATCTGTTCGGGCTGAGCTGGTGATCATTGGGGATGGAGAAGATGATTCCAGTAGGATCTGTCAAACCAATCTGAAGTCAAATTCAAACCGAGGCGACGTAGAGGACGGGGCAGTTACAG AATTACAGATGCAAATGGAGAAACTGGGACAAACCGCGTAG
- the palmda gene encoding palmdelphin isoform X3, translating into MEEAELLKERLQAITNKKKIQEEIALKRLEIDREKLKLQHVKKRSMRDLWLMDGMNSSTAQETQKALEDAQQAKNLKSNIHRIEKEIEALEREEMNISTNEGLILKRLKVVEKSPEDIIKAVNADFASEPIYIHSTIPNMLKPSTPLLSQRKRQDLETEAKNDKGKPALFAMEINVQKDLRTGESQVISSSTISPQELQQRGIKVYDDGRKSVYALRTDGHQPGANGVDELSPVEVEELLRQASGKKKLGNQVNPSYPYSMPHELQSPPDNRKSNGGQDPYSVDLSAWPELVYNDGVGYPEDAGHRLPLLPMPNYNDRPDEYFHNTNYSHELHRGERRKHGPYHNRGTRHLDHDIRNNSSCSAYSEDSKISVLNAMPSDEPVTMIFMGYQNADDDSQSFEGSVRAELVIIGDGEDDSSRICQTNLKSNSNRGDVEDGAVTGTEKSRKVKRMHKHCCVLM; encoded by the exons ATGGAGGAAGCTGAGCTCTTAAAGGAACGTCTTCAAGCGATTACG AATAAGAAGAAAATACAAGAAGAAATTGCCCTTAAGCGGCTTGAGATTGACAGAGAGAAACTGAAGCTTCAACATGTCAAG AAAAGGTCCATGCGAGATCTGTGGCTCATGGATGGGATGAACAGCAGTACTGCTCAGGAAACTCAAAAAGCTCTTGAAGATGCACAACAAGCTAAAAACCTTAAGAGCAACATACACCG GATAGAGAAGGAGATTGAAGCATTGGAGAGGGAGGAAATGAACATCTCAACAAATGAAGGGCTGATTCTGAAGAGGCTTAAAGTTGTTGAAAAGTCTCCAGAGGACATCATTAAG GCAGTAAATGCAGACTTTGCATCAG aGCCAATCTATATCCATTCAACAATTCCAAATATGCTAAAGCCTAGCACACCTCTATTAAGTCAAAGGAAGAGACAAGACTTGGAAACTGAAGCAAAAAATGACAAAGGCAAACCCG CTTTGTTTGCCATGGAAATTAATGTTCAGAAAGACTTGCGCACTGGTGAAAGCCAAGTTATTTCCTCCTCCACCATTTCTCCTCAAGAACTCCAGCAAAGGGGCATCAAAGTCTACGATGACGGCCGAAAGTCTGTCTACGCCTTGCGAACAGACGGCCACCAGCCTGGAGCCAACGGAGTGGATGAACTCAGTCCTGTGGAGGTCGAAGAGCTGCTCAGACAGGCCTCAGGAAAGAAGAAATTGGGCAATCAAGTAAACCCTTCATACCCCTACAGCATGCCCCATGAACTACAATCACCTCCTGACAACCGCAAATCCAATGGAGGTCAAGATCCTTACAGCGTGGACCTATCAGCATGGCCTGAGCTTGTGTATAATGATGGCGTTGGGTATCCAGAGGATGCAGGTCATAGACTTCCTCTTTTGCCAATGCCGAATTACAATGACAGACCAGACGAGTACTTTCACAACACCAACTACAGCCATGAGTTACACAGAGGAGAAAGACGTAAGCATGGACCATATCACAACCGGGGAACGAGGCATTTGGATCATGACATCAGAAACAACAGCTCCTGTTCTGCCTACTCTGAGGACTCCAAAATCAGTGTCCTGAACGCTATGCCATCGGACGAACCCGTCACTATGATCTTCATGGGCTACCAGAATGCAGATGATGACAGTCAGAGCTTCGAGGGATCTGTTCGGGCTGAGCTGGTGATCATTGGGGATGGAGAAGATGATTCCAGTAGGATCTGTCAAACCAATCTGAAGTCAAATTCAAACCGAGGCGACGTAGAGGACGGGGCAGTTACAGGTACCGAAAAGAGCAGAAAGGTCAAAAGAATGCACAAGCACTGCTGTGTGTTGATGTAG